Sequence from the Erythrolamprus reginae isolate rEryReg1 chromosome 2, rEryReg1.hap1, whole genome shotgun sequence genome:
TATCATTTTCTTCTAAAGaagtttattattgctgtaattCCTACACCAGGTTCAGGTCTTATGTGTTGTATGTTTTATtaataaatggaaatattataATGTTTGGCATTGTTACTTGCTACCTCCAGAAGGGATCAGCAAGCTTGAAATATTTCAATCAAGTAGGTAGAATTTGCTTGTTGTAGATAAGGGGCttataatttaaaattagtaCATGTTATTTAAATAGAAATAAGGTACAATAAGCTATATGATCATTATTATACTGGATGCAGACAGAGAATACTTTTACCAACCTCCCATCACATTGTACTTTAAGGATAAAAATTGTGACATTTATTTTTGCCCGTGACATAACATATATGTAAACAGACAAATATTCATTCTACTGATCATGTTATTTTCAGCAAAGAGCCTACAATATCAAGGTTTTTCTTCACTAGATATGAAAGGAACAAATGAGAAAGTAGTTtcggtttttattatttttcagctCTGATCACTTTCAATCACCTGCTTCTTCGTTAGTTTTCCAAAACATGAATGGAAATTGATGAACACAAGAGTTGGAAATGAACAAtgagttgtattgattatatcaTCTGGGACATGACATACTCAAAATCACTCCCTACGTGAGATTGAAAAGGGAGACCTTGGTTTTCTTCAGCTCGTATTCTTTGATGTGAATTGAATGAGAAGCAGGCAATTTTCTGCTCAGATTAGTGATATGCATAGAAGAGCACATGAAACAATGACAAATTGTCTTTTCTGGTAGCAAAAGCCATAAGTCATCATACACCGGATCCAACAGCACATTATTTACCCCCATCGATAATGAGCAAAGGCCCGGTTAGCTTCTGCCATTTTGTGCAACTCGTGCTTCTTTTTAATCACATTGCCACTATTGCTGGAGGCTTCCAGCAGCTCATTTGAGAGCTTTTCAGGCATTAATGTTCGCCTGTGCTTGTTTTCTCTGCATTCTGTGATCATCCACTTCATGGCTAAGAATCTCCGCCGGCTAATCTTTAAAGGAGTTGGTAcctaaaaaaaagcaaaagacagggttcaatatacactgctcaaaaaaataaaggaaacacttaaaaaacagaatataactccaagtaaaccaagcttctgtgaaatcaaactgtccacttaggaagcaacactgattgacagtcaatttcacatgctgttgtgcaaatggaatagttgtgcaaatgaaatattcaatgagaatattccattcattcagaggtaggatgtgttatttgagtgttccctttatttttttgaacagtatacagtgttccctcacttttcgtgggggttgcgttccgagaccacccgcgaaagttgaatttccgtgaagtagagatgcggacgtaaatacactatttttggctatgaacagtatcacaagccttcccttaacacattaaacccctaaattgcaatttttcattcccttagcaaccattcagattattactcaccatgtttatttattaaagtttatttaaaaaaatatttattaaaggcagacgaaagtttggcgatgacatatgacatcatcgggtgggaaaaaccgtggtatagggaaaaccccccgcaaagtattgtttaattaatatttttgaaaaaacgtggcatagactttccgcgaagttcaaacccgcgaaaattgagggaacattgtacttCACTATCATAGCATGCTAATTAAATTTACAACAAACCTACATATTTGACTTCAAAAAATGTTGAAATCAAGAGTTCTGTTACAAAAACTATTTAATGTTGTGTAAATATTTTGCATGTATTATATGATTTGCTTCTGGTGTATGTCACCCAGGGTCACACTGTTTGATGTATGCCATCCAGATACAAAATATGCAGAGCAACATCAGGGTGACCCTATAAATCAGTGCAACAATTCTGGGATCTCAAGTTAGAATTAAAGTGGGTGAAGACTGTTTTCCGCAATGCTGGCAACTTTTCAAAATGCAAGAGGAAATTCTCAGAAATGTTTTGCcttagatataaatataaatatttatatataaggcattatatataaatatgcaAGAATCTGGGTCCACTGAAAATGACACCATGCAATTATAAGGcaactcaaaagaaaaaaaaatgcaagtaaacTTTTATCTCAATCAAATTTATGTAGCACAAATTCAGTGTAGTATGCTTTTTTTCTGACAGCAGCAACCTGCCAGTCCATAGATGGAAACAGAAGTATCTTGAATCCCAATGGGACTATGAATTTTTATACTACTGCTGTATAATTAATTTCACATTTAAATTACAAATCAAGCCATCCCAACTAGGTTGAGTTGGAGGAAATCAGATGTGCTTGACAATCAGTGTGTTAATTCTTTAAAGGATTCATTGCCTATTCTATAAGCAATCATATTACTTGgttttggcttggcttggcttggcttggtttGGCTGGAGGGGGATTGTGTTTTATAAGCTGATATTTATAACCATGTTTTACCTGCAAAATTGCTCATTGTGACACAGTCACTAAACAatggttttaaaaattcaataaatccCATTAACGCAGCATTCTCTATTTATACCTTACCTGATACCTTTTACCTCCTCTTATGATACCTGAAAGCCCAATTACAGGTTGACAGTTTTCGATTGCTTGATGGAAGATTTTGTAAGGGTTGCActcaattttttctttcatttcctcaTCTGCTTCATGATATTTTGCAAGTTGCTTCCTTTTAATGGCCTCTAAAGTCTTAATCCCAAACAAAAATAAAGGGTCACTCACTCAGTAATACAATTTATTCAACATGGTACTAATTTCCATATGCAGATGGACACTAATTAGTGTTACGTCTCTACATCTTACTTTACACAGGGTACGCAACTTACAAATCCATGACATTTGAGAAAGATTCAAAGATCAAAACCTCAACATTTTCTTGGCTACTAGATGTAACAAAGATTTTCTCAGTTCTCAAAGCTATTGACTTCTAAAATTATACTGTCTATCAGAAGGGCCTTAACAAGCATAATTATAAATTAGAATGAATATACAGTGACACACATGCATagacatatactgtatgtttgcTTTAGataattatatatactgtataattgaACAGTACATTCTATTTGTTTCTGTATTTTTTCACTTACTTTTTAAGCACTTGTTATGGCTTTTTTGATAATGTACTGTAATCTTTGTTTTTTGTTACTTTTGTCTTTTTGTTTTCctgttatcttttaaaaataataaaaattaccccctcaaaaaacaaagaaaatcaaaAAAGCCTTTAAAAAATTCCGAACCTGTTTCCACAATAATTCTGAAAGGTAGGTTTTAAAATATGGTGCATAAACATGCACCTacattatatgccgcccttctctgaggactcagggtggctcacaacatataaaaatacaaaaaccaattCAAAGTCCAGtatttaaaacaatgtaaaaccccaAATTTAGAATCATACAGCCCTGCTCACTCACACCACAATCATACTACAGACCAGGGCTAGATGttctcaacagccccaggcctgctggcagaggtaagttttcaaagccttgtgaaaggccaggagggtgggggtggtacgaatctctggagggagttgatttcaaAGGGCCCGAGCCGCcatacagaaggctcttcccctaggccccgccagacgacattgcctggctgatgggacctggagaaggccaactctgtgggacctgacgggTCGCTGGGACacgaggcaggagacggtcccataggtaatctggtcctaagccataaaAGAATGTATTATTCTTTTGTCATTTGGTAATAAGCAAACCAAGGAAATAACTCAATATGCAATAGATTGTTAAAAGAAGGCTAAGCACTTTTTAATATAACCATAAAGTAGGGATATGGGCAATAGTCAAGCAAAAGCATGTGAAACATGAATTGTACCTGATTCATGATGGTACGTGCCAAAAGTTTATCACCTCCTTTCATCATCATGTTAATGAATCTGCTGTAATGACAAAACAGAAATGTGATAGTCTTCAAAtgaaaccatttgtttagtgatgtttgaagttatggcgacactgaaaaaagtgacttgtggctAGTCCTTAGACTGATGACTGTTGCGATTGCCCCCCACTCTTCcaacacataatcaaaattcaggtacTTGGTAACCACTATGTATTTATTACACTTAGTGTTCCAGGGTTTggtttgtttgtattttattttatttatttattcattcattcattcatttgatttatatgccgcccctctctgaggactcggggcagctcacaacatacataaaaaaccataatacatctaatccaatcaatataattaaaaaccttgaaaatcctaaaacactttaaaacattcattatcattcactgGACCAAACACACCAAAAACACTCACTGGTCAGGGGtaggatctaatgaccccaggtctggcggcaaagatgagtctttaaactttttcggaaggcaaggagggtgggggcagtgcaaatctctggggggagctgattccagggggccagggcccccaaagagaaggctgttcccctaggtcccgccagccggcattgtctggctgatgggaccctgaggagaccacaAATCAGATGTGACTCAATTAACAACCTCCTTTCTTTGCAATGGAAATTCTGTTCCCAATTGTGGTCCTAAATTAAGGATCACCCGTAGTACTCAGTCATCTAAGAATCATTCCATAACATAAAATTTTCATAATTAAGTAACTAATACACTCCAACTTATAGATATTATttgaaaacataaacaaaaaattGGATGGATCAACAATGGCTGTGCAAACTCAAGAGTAGGAAATAATAATTAGATTGATTTGCAACTTGATGAATTGGAATCTGATTTGGAACCTGAGCTGCTGCTgcaagatatgaaaaagaaagCACTTGGTTTGAAAAATGTATATCTGCCACAAAAGATTAAAAGGAATATGAATACTAAAAATCTGAAATAATGGAATTGAACTGGACTGGATTTTCTTGGCAAGACAAATGCTGTGTTTTTAAGGAGAATTTTTCAACAATGAATGCTACAGAAACATTTACAACAGAGAGTAATGAACTTTGGAAATGAGATGCAATTGTTGGGAAAGTTCCCAATTGAAAACCTAAGGAAAAGTTTCATTATTAAGAACCAAATGGGGGTATTTGATCCTGGACAAATCAGAGATAATGATTGGAGTAATTTGTGGTAATTAAAAGACTTTGTAAACTTTCTACAAGTAATTTACAGGAAACAGATTATTATGGTAATAGAAGGCTCTGAATTCTAACTTTCTGTTGTTTAACCTGTTAACTATTCTTTCtgtcaaatatataaaatatgacaGATCATATTAGGTTGCAAATAGATGTAGAAGCTTATAAATTTTGGAGTTGCTGCAAACAATTTTCCAGTTTTTAATTAGGAGGggtaatgttttggggttttttgatgtttttattccactttttaaaaattattattatttattagatttgtatgtcgcccctttccagagacttggagtggctcacaacagcaaaacagcagTTTTTAATGTTCTTGTTTAGTTTTGCCtctattaattttttcttttgaataaattattaaactataaattattttattctttttctattttaaaataatttttcctgCACCGATTTTTTTAGTTTGTACTAGTTTTATcattataaatataatttttaataaaattagtatttaaaaaaaacaaaacccaaacctGATCGCAGGATCATAAAACACAGAAGAGGTGACGTTGGATAGGGTGGATTTTACTGGCTGGACTGTTTTCAACtgccatttatttttttcctcttctgacATTTCCTCTTGAGATTTACGATAACTTTCTTTATTCACTTCTGGCTCAATATATCCAGGATGGTACCGGGTCCACCTGACTTGAGTCAGCCTACAAAAGATTTGATGAGCAGAAAACAGTTGTCAACACCAACATTTTAAACCTCCAGGACATGAAAATTTAGAATGCTGCAGGTAAGATCTCTTTCTAACATGCAAGTCTCCCCTGGTCCAGTCTCTCGGATGCAATGCAATCACTTTAGCCCAACATTAGCCGGAACAAACCGAGCAGAAATAAACCCAGTTGACCCCGATGAGTTTAGTtacttttgtttatttgtcaaaaatgTATAAGAGAGTAATAGTTTAtacaaacataagtaaaaagtaatgataaaagaggacagtaggacagggacggtaggcacagtggtgcgcttatgcacgccccttacagacctcttagaaacaggaagAGGTCGACAGAAGACAGTTTAAGATTAAAGTTTTCgtggtttggagaagaaaccagagtcaggtagtgtattccagatATTGATCACTCTGTGGCTgaagtattttctgcagtcaagtttggagcagtttacatttagtttgaatctattaggtGTTTGTGTATTGCTGcaattgaaggtgaagtagtcattaacaggaaggacattttggtatataattttatgaactacattttgaTCAGATCGTAGGCGACATAGTAATCTTGGTATTTCAAGTGTggtagaataaggtattttgttgcaagtggagaagtgactcttcttgtgaaatgtttctggactctctcgattatattaatgtctaatatgcaatgtggattccagacaggtgagttgtattccagaattggtctaacaaatgttttgtaagctctggtgcgtaatattgccagagaagaaactgcataaaattagattaataataataataataataataataataataat
This genomic interval carries:
- the MRPS7 gene encoding small ribosomal subunit protein uS7m isoform X2, with the translated sequence MFCKRFALLLFLLSFSRLTQVRWTRYHPGYIEPEVNKESYRKSQEEMSEEEKNKWQLKTVQPVKSTLSNVTSSVFYDPAISRFINMMMKGGDKLLARTIMNQTLEAIKRKQLAKYHEADEEMKEKIECNPYKIFHQAIENCQPVIGLSGIIRGGKRYQVPTPLKISRRRFLAMKWMITECRENKHRRTLMPEKLSNELLEASSNSGNVIKKKHELHKMAEANRAFAHYRWG
- the MRPS7 gene encoding small ribosomal subunit protein uS7m isoform X1: MASPVVEKVGRLVRQFHGSRKLWLPGLTQVRWTRYHPGYIEPEVNKESYRKSQEEMSEEEKNKWQLKTVQPVKSTLSNVTSSVFYDPAISRFINMMMKGGDKLLARTIMNQTLEAIKRKQLAKYHEADEEMKEKIECNPYKIFHQAIENCQPVIGLSGIIRGGKRYQVPTPLKISRRRFLAMKWMITECRENKHRRTLMPEKLSNELLEASSNSGNVIKKKHELHKMAEANRAFAHYRWG